The proteins below come from a single Metarhizium brunneum chromosome 1, complete sequence genomic window:
- the smd3 gene encoding Small nuclear ribonucleoprotein Sm D3: MTSTIGIPIKLLNEAQGHIVTLEITSGQTYRGKLLDAEDNMNVQLKDITVTARDGRVSHLEQVYIRGSHVRFFIVPDMLRNAPMFRSRNLRGRGVGLARGRATVSRARAGGRR, translated from the exons CTCAACGAGGCACAG GGCCACATTGTGACTCTCGAAATCACCAGCGGTCAGACCTACCGTGGGAAACTGCTCGATG CCGAAGACAACATGAACGTTCAGCTCAAAGACATTACGGTAACCGCTCGCGATGGTCGCGTCTCCCACCTCGAGCAAGTGTATATCCGGGGCTCTCACGTGcgcttcttcatcgtccCAGACATGTTGCGCAATGCACCCATGTTCAGGAGCAGGAATTTGAGAGGACGGGGTGTTGGTCTAGCGAGAGGAAGGGCGACTGTCAGTCGGGCTAGAGCTGGCGGACGCCGATAG
- the HET-E1_1 gene encoding Vegetative incompatibility protein HET-E-1 → MRLLKTANYALFEAHDIPVPFPHYAILSHTWTSPKEEITYQDIRKRKSDIENNIYKQKGWSKLTKFCDRAAKDGWDWAWMDNCCIDKTNPADIQEAINAMFRYYQDAGLCYAYLEDVDALAALEDAGLHEDEDPDEIANLNDIACPDSLAYEALHSDFIKARWFSRGWTLQELLAPHYLVFVDREWRRIGSRETWASEIKEASSIEARHLTSFRPTDFQSCSIAMRLSWASRRVTTVQEDETYSLLGLFGVSLPLIYGEGRWRAFNRLQRELITVYNDDSIFAWTVEQPTVSGQSNNSGWGILASSSEQFRGASEIESLGHFSSSFSMTNRGLEMRAKLIRHKGDPSLCLLRLNCGVQPGGYVGIYLRHVYDAYDRVHVQELCDMDNLDPNDWEGERGNSPILIRVSSSADTLTRSSIFALEYPAHIRIGTKYFVDFSPSMIDSRMQVFDQDSQSTLLPDLTEDELFTEPNRTIFINIELLTEGFKWELDVIINLTENGFPSVGVLGRASEPWERLGDPLGLASQRYDALANYLHFRVPSEPTYPTLAVNEINNCAVGVSLLPRPLHGRLLNQPPEMAKFLSLREYVLRIKIRRHIPLSCA, encoded by the exons ATGCGGCTCTTGAAAACAGCAAACTATGCGCTCTTTGAGGCACACGACATCCCAGTGCCTTTCCCACACTACGCCATTCTCTCCCACACATGGACGTCACCCAAGGAAGAAATCACCTACCAGGACATTAGGAAGAGAAAATCAGATATAGAGAATAACATCTACAAGCAAAAAGGCTGGTCAAAGCTGACAAAGTTCTGTGACCGCGCCGCAAAGGATGGGTGGGATTGGGCATGGATGGACAATTGCTGCATCGACAAGACCAACCCTGCTGACATACAAGAGGCTATTAATGCCATGTTCCGATACTACCAGGATGCTGGCCTCTGCTACGCATACCTCGAAGACGTGGATGCTCTCGCGGCACTTGAAGATGCAGGTCTACACGAGGATGAGGATCCAGACGAGATCGCAAATCTTAACGATATTGCTTGTCCCGATAGCCTTGCCTATGAAGCTCTTCATTCCGATTTCATCAAGGCCAGGTGGTTTTCCCGAGGATGGACATTGCAAGAACTGCTTGCTCCCCACTACTTGGTCTTTGTTGATCGAGAGTGGCGCCGTATCGGCAGCCGGGAGACCTGGGCCTCGGAGATCAAGGAGGCGAGCAGCATCGAAGCCCGACATTTAACGTCTTTCAGGCCGACGGATTTTCAATCATGTTCTATAGCAATGAGACTATCCTGGGCGTCTCGGCGGGTAACAACCGTCCAGGAGGACGAGACGTACTCACTATTGGGCCTGTTCGGGGTCAGCCTCCCATTGATCTATGGCGAAGGGAGATGGCGAGCGTTTAACAGGCTCCAGCGCGAGTTGATCACAGTTTATAACGACGACTCTATATTTGCCTGGACGGTAGAGCAGCCAACAGTATCAGGACAGA GCAACAACTCTGGATGGGGCATCCTTGCAAGCTCCAGTGAGCAGTTTCGGGGTGCTTCCGAGATCGAATCCTTGGGCCATTTCTCTagcagcttctccatgaCCAATCGAGGTTTAGAAATGAGAGCCAAGCTCATTAGGCACAAAGGAGACCCTAGCTTGTGCCTTCTCCGCCTGAATTGTGGTGTACAGCCCGGCGGGTATGTTGGAATATACCTTAGGCATGTTTACGACGCCTATGATAGAGTACATGTCCAAGAGCTTTGCGACATGGACAACCTCGACCCCAATGATTGGGAAGGAGAACGTGGGAACTCGCCGATTCTCATTCGAGTGAGTAGTTCTGCGGACACACTTACTCGCTCATCGATATTTGCTTTGGAGTATCCTGCACATATTCGCATTGGCACCAAGTACTTCGTGGACTTTAGCCCTTCAATGATTGACAGCAGGATGCAAGTCTTTGATCAAGATTCTCAGTCGACCCTACTTCCCGACCTGACAGAGGATGAGCTCTTCACGGAGCCAAACAGAACAATATTCATTAATATTGAGCTTCTGACCGAGGGATTCAAATGGGAGCTTGACGTGATAATCAACCTAACCGAGAACGGTTTCCCTTCTGTCGGTGTTTTGGGACGGGCAAGCGAACCGTGGGAGCGGCTCGGGGATCCCTTGGGGCTGGCTTCTCAACGATATGATGCGTTGGCCAATTATCTCCATTTCAGAGTACCGTCGGAGCCAACATACCCAACACTTGCTGTGAATGAGATCAACAATTGTGCCGTTGGTGTCTCCCTCCTTCCTAGGCCGTTGCATGGACGGCTGCTCAACCAGCCACCGGAGATGGCAAAATTCCTTTCGTTGAGGGAGTACGTGCTGAGAATTAAAATCCGCAGACATATACCGCTGAGTTGTGCATGA